A section of the Mangifera indica cultivar Alphonso chromosome 12, CATAS_Mindica_2.1, whole genome shotgun sequence genome encodes:
- the LOC123192129 gene encoding uncharacterized protein At4g18257-like, whose amino-acid sequence MAEEQERKKRVAVESLGWLTESSIIPKKQRSVEEVDPSSILELKAQLYKSQEESKKSKELNSPNVEFHCAKKKITSRDSFSSKNSGVEGRPLKYLPFPFCIFIELLRLAQFQASKNYHLDKLELKAVKDGSAGYAETGQPPQAGDVSVPSAAQDEASENDAPTIQFSSTSLQLPRE is encoded by the exons ATGGcggaagaacaagagagaaagaagagggtTGCGGTTGAATCGCTGGGATGGCTAACGGAATCATCAATCATCCCCAAGAAACAACGCTCAGTCGAAGAAGTGGATCCATCTTCTATCTTGGAACTCAAAGCCCAGCTCTATAAGTCCCAGGAAGAATCCAAAAAGTCCAAAGAATTGAACTCTCCTAATGTTGAGTTCCACTGCGCCAAGAAGAAGATTACCTCACGTGATTCCTTCTCCTCCAAGAACTCCGGCGTCGAAGGCCGCCCTCTCAAAtaccttcctttccctttctgTATTTTCATTGAATTGCTTAGATTAGCTCAGTTTCAGGCTTCAAAAAATTACCACTT GGACAAGCTTGAGTTGAAAGCGGTGAAGGATGGGTCGGCAGGCTATGCG GAAACAGGGCAGCCTCCTCAAGCTGGTGATGTTTCTGTCCCCTCAGCAGCACAAGACGAAGCAAGTGAGAATGATGCTCCTACTATCCAATTTTCTTCGACTTCTTTACAACTTCCAAGAGAATAA